From the Periophthalmus magnuspinnatus isolate fPerMag1 chromosome 1, fPerMag1.2.pri, whole genome shotgun sequence genome, one window contains:
- the trmt1 gene encoding tRNA (guanine(26)-N(2))-dimethyltransferase, with amino-acid sequence MLLRTAPLLPLLSSISLSVSLLRSISSSPWIFHRTLKTMDLPPPESTSTGPPQAAPSSPGKGSDPGLLPGETVVREGKAAILFPSANEVFYNPVQEFNRDLTCAVITEFAREVLAQRGVKVEVSGEREPVVVSLSEEQTGAEQSGAEQSGAEPEEHTGADEQTEETEETNGGEKPVEIARAGERCESGLRVLEGLAASGLRSVRFALEVPGLCSVTANDFSAKAAALIARNAQYNNVSHLVEASCKDASLLMYEKRGRKDRYDVIDLDPYGSPSPFIDAAVQAVSEGGLLCITCTDMAVMAGNSGETCYSKYGSVSIKSKFCHEMALRIILHSLDQRAGVYQRYIVPLLSVSVDFYIRVFVRVFTGQAKVKNSASKQALVYNCVGCGSFHFQRMGRRTSNGKHMKYSAATGPPVGPECEHCGHRHQLGGPVWAEPIHEPSFVQRVLSSVSVTPTRFGTSRRIQGMLSMITEELEDVPLYYTVYNLSSTIHCNTPPLLQFRSALLHAGHRVSLSHACKNGIKTDAPPKVIWDIMRCWEKSNPVKREKLSVTSPAFKILSTEPSLEACFTVREDANPQSRKKHLTRFQENPQAFWGPKARAKAGGGISTNLQDKSKKFQNKRKMTDSSELKKLPCKKFKQGTCQYGDQCCYSHDPQLLDQIKPQ; translated from the exons ATGCTGTTGAGGActgcacctctcctccctctcctctcctccatctctctctccgtctcccttCTGCGGTCGATTTCCAGCTCTCCTTGGATTTTTCATCGGACTTTAAAAACCATGGACCTTCCTCCTCCAGAGTCAACCTCCACAGGACCCCCCCAGGCCGCCCCTTCCTCCCCAGGAAAGGGGTCTGATCCTGGACTGCTCCCCGGAGAGACTGTGGTGCGGGAAGggaaggcggccattttgttccCCAGTGCCAATGAAGTCTTCTATAATCCAGTCCAGGAATTCAACCGTGACTTAAC ATGTGCAGTGATCACAGAGTTTGCCAGAGAGGTCCTGGCTCAGCGCGGAGtgaaggtggaggtgtctggggagagggagccCGTGGTGGTGTCcctgtcagaggagcagacaggtgcagagcagTCAGGTGCAGAGCAGTCAggtgcagagccagaggagcacacGGGAGCAGATGAACAAACTGAAGAAACAGAGGAGACGAATGGAGGAGAGAAGCCAGTGGAGATAGCAAGAGCGGGAGAAAGATGTGAG agTGGTCTGCGGGTTCTGGAAGGTCTGGCTGCCTCTGGTTTACGTTCGGTTCGTTTCGCTCTTGAAGTTCCGGGTCTCTGCAGCGTCACAGCAAACGATTTCTCAGCCAAAGCCGCTGCTCTCATCGCAAGAAACGCACAATACAACAATGTGAGCCATTTAGTGGAGGCCAGCTGCAAGGATGCTAG TTTGTTGATGTACGAGAAACGTGGGAGGAAAGATCGCTATGATGTCATCGACCTGGACCCTTATGGAAGCCCCTCCCCTTTTATTGACGCTGCTGTACAGGCCGTTAGTGAAGGAG GGCTGCTGTGTATCACCTGCACTGATATGGCTGTGATGGCGGGGAACAGTGGAGAGACATGCTACAGTAAATATGGATCAGTGTCCATCAAGTCCAAGTTCTGCCACGAGATG GCTCTGCGTATCATCCTGCACAGTCTGGACCAGAGAGCAGGAGTGTACCAGCGCTACATCGTCCCCCTGCTCTCCGTCAGTGTGGACTTCTATATCCGAGTGTTTGTGAGGGTCTTCACCGGGCAGGCCAAGGTCAAGAACTCAGCCAG taAACAGGCTCTGGTCTATAACTGTGTGGGCTGTGGCTCCTTCCATTTTCAGAGAATGGGCCGAAGAACCAGTAATGGGAAGCA tatGAAGTACTCGGCCGCCACAGGGCCTCCGGTGGGACCCGAGTGCGAACACTGCGGACACAGGCACCAG CTGGGGGGTCCTGTATGGGCTGAGCCGATCCATGAGCCGAGCTTTGTGCAGAGGgtcctgtcctctgtgtctgtgacacCCACTAGGTTTGGGACATCCAGACGCATCCAGGGGATGCTCAGCATGATCACCGAG gagctggaggacgtgccTCTGTATTACACTGTGTACAATCTGAGCAGCACCATCCACTGTAACACGCCCCCGCTACTACAGTTTAG GTCTGCACTGCTCCACGCCGGCCACCGGGTGTCGCTGTCTCATGCCTGTaaaaatggcataaaaacagACGCTCCTCCGAAAGTCATCTGGGACATCATGCGATGCTGG GAGAAGTCAAACCCAGTGAAGAGGGAGAAACTGTCTGTGACCAGTCCGGCTTTTAAGATCCTCTCCACTGAACCCAG TTTGGAGGCGTGCTTCACTGTGAGAGAGGACGCCAACCCTCAgtccagaaaaaaacatttgactcGGTTTCAGGAGAATCCTCAGGCGTTCTGGGGTCCCAAGGCTCGCGCTAAAGCCGG AGGAGGAATCTCGACGAATCTTCAGGACAAAAGCAAAAAGTTCCAGAATAAAAGGAAAATGACAGATTCTTCGGAGCTCAAAAAACTCCCCTGTAAAAAGTTTAAACAG GGCACATGTCAGTATGGAGACCAGTGCTGTTACTCCCACGACCCGCAGCTCCTGGACCAGATCAAACCACAATAA